The following coding sequences are from one Streptomyces sp. NBC_01232 window:
- a CDS encoding SDR family oxidoreductase — translation MELDGRVVVVTGGTRGVGAGIARSFLAAGADVVVCARRPPEEPVSADGRKAAFIPVDLREPAAVHEFFGAVAGRYGRLDCLVNNAGGTPYRLLGEGEAQRHARVVELNLLAPMTASLAAYPWLREARGSVVMIGSVSGTRPSPGTAAYGAAKAGLENLARSMAVEWAPEVRVNSLVLGMVRTELAHLHYGDEAGIASVGATVPLGRLADPSDVGEAAVFLASGRAAYVSGASLLVHGGGERPAFLDAATVNKES, via the coding sequence ATGGAGCTCGACGGGAGGGTTGTCGTCGTCACCGGAGGAACCCGGGGCGTCGGCGCCGGAATCGCCCGGTCGTTCCTCGCGGCCGGCGCGGACGTGGTCGTCTGCGCCCGGCGGCCCCCGGAGGAACCGGTGTCGGCGGACGGCCGCAAGGCCGCCTTCATCCCGGTCGACCTGCGTGAACCCGCCGCCGTGCACGAGTTCTTCGGCGCGGTCGCGGGCCGGTACGGGCGGCTCGACTGTCTGGTCAACAACGCGGGCGGAACCCCGTACCGGCTGCTGGGAGAGGGCGAGGCGCAGCGCCACGCACGGGTCGTCGAGCTCAACCTCCTCGCACCGATGACGGCCTCGCTGGCGGCGTACCCCTGGCTGCGGGAGGCCCGGGGCTCGGTGGTGATGATCGGCAGCGTCAGCGGCACCCGGCCCTCACCGGGGACGGCGGCGTACGGCGCGGCCAAGGCGGGACTGGAGAACCTGGCCCGGTCCATGGCCGTCGAATGGGCCCCCGAAGTACGGGTCAACTCGCTGGTCCTGGGCATGGTGCGGACCGAACTGGCGCACCTGCACTACGGGGACGAGGCAGGCATCGCGTCGGTCGGCGCCACCGTCCCGCTGGGGCGGCTGGCCGACCCCTCGGACGTGGGGGAGGCGGCCGTGTTCCTGGCCTCCGGCCGGGCGGCGTACGTGAGCGGGGCGAGCCTGCTGGTGCACGGGGGCGGGGAGCGCCCCGCCTTCCTGGATGCGGCAACTGTCAACAAGGAGAGCTGA
- a CDS encoding sensor histidine kinase: MSPLSGWARSHPHAATWLRLSLSLVLLALVSFEGVVLARQPSLPHAAVWVSGILVCLSAAPWPAVPLLTRARFAAAVTWTVTLLLMLSHHPRVVWGGGEALALLVLLSQVLLRAPARTAAVLGPVLALGCMAVPARDAAPGRFTLLFSVLAVVVAAYSLVLRLQATQRVRDLRAVRTAERLELARELHDLVAHHVTGIVVEARAARFTNVSAERAAEILGRIENAGDEALGSMRRLVKILREDEDTTAATHPVAGLADIRELTERFTVTGPPVTLGIEKGLEGRLPAHVAATAHRIVLEALTNIGKHAATATAVRVTLRTVPAGLEVRIADDGGRPAGLSENARGGGYGLAGMAERAEALGGFLTAGPTPEGGWLVTATLPL; encoded by the coding sequence ATGAGCCCCCTGTCCGGCTGGGCACGCAGCCACCCGCACGCCGCCACCTGGCTGCGCCTCTCCCTCTCCCTCGTCCTCCTCGCCCTCGTCTCCTTCGAGGGCGTCGTCCTGGCCCGCCAGCCCAGCCTCCCGCACGCCGCCGTCTGGGTGTCCGGCATCCTCGTCTGCCTCAGCGCCGCGCCCTGGCCAGCCGTCCCCCTGCTCACCCGCGCCCGGTTCGCCGCCGCCGTCACCTGGACCGTCACCCTCCTCCTGATGCTCAGCCACCACCCCCGCGTCGTCTGGGGCGGCGGGGAGGCCCTCGCCCTCCTCGTCCTGCTCTCCCAGGTCCTGCTCCGCGCCCCCGCCCGCACCGCCGCCGTCCTCGGCCCCGTCCTCGCCCTCGGCTGCATGGCCGTACCGGCCCGGGACGCCGCGCCGGGCCGGTTCACCCTGCTCTTCTCCGTGCTCGCCGTCGTCGTCGCCGCGTACTCGCTCGTGCTGCGGCTGCAGGCCACCCAGCGCGTGCGCGACCTGCGCGCCGTCCGCACCGCCGAACGCCTGGAGCTCGCCCGCGAACTCCACGACCTCGTCGCCCACCACGTCACCGGCATCGTCGTCGAGGCGCGCGCCGCCCGCTTCACCAACGTCTCCGCCGAACGCGCGGCCGAGATCCTCGGCCGGATCGAGAACGCCGGGGACGAGGCCCTCGGCTCGATGCGCCGCCTCGTCAAGATCCTCCGCGAGGACGAGGACACCACGGCCGCCACCCACCCGGTCGCCGGCCTCGCCGACATCCGCGAGCTCACCGAACGCTTCACGGTGACCGGGCCGCCCGTCACCCTCGGCATCGAGAAAGGGCTGGAGGGCCGGCTCCCCGCCCATGTCGCGGCCACCGCCCACCGCATCGTCCTCGAAGCCCTCACCAACATCGGCAAGCACGCCGCGACGGCCACCGCCGTCCGGGTCACCCTGCGCACCGTCCCGGCCGGCCTGGAGGTCCGCATCGCCGACGACGGCGGCCGTCCGGCCGGACTCTCCGAGAACGCCCGGGGCGGCGGCTACGGCCTGGCGGGCATGGCCGAGCGCGCCGAGGCCCTCGGCGGCTTCCTCACCGCAGGCCCCACCCCCGAGGGCGGCTGGCTCGTCACCGCGACCCTGCCCCTCTAG
- a CDS encoding VOC family protein has translation MTITPSPQKITTFLMFEGRAEEAMTFYLSLFEDAEVLGISHYGADEAAAGAGEEGTVRHAAFSLAGQTFMCIDSPAKHAFGFTPAVSLYVQCESEAEIERLYGALSEQGSELMPLGSYGFSTRFGWVNDRFGVSWQLNLPGEAAPGQ, from the coding sequence ATGACCATCACGCCGAGCCCGCAGAAGATCACCACGTTCCTGATGTTCGAGGGGCGTGCGGAGGAGGCGATGACCTTCTACCTCTCGCTGTTCGAGGACGCCGAGGTGCTGGGCATCAGCCACTACGGCGCCGACGAGGCCGCGGCGGGAGCCGGGGAGGAGGGGACCGTACGGCACGCGGCCTTCTCCCTGGCCGGGCAGACGTTCATGTGCATCGACAGCCCGGCCAAGCACGCATTCGGCTTCACGCCCGCGGTGTCGCTCTACGTCCAGTGCGAGAGCGAAGCCGAGATCGAACGCCTCTACGGAGCCCTCTCCGAGCAGGGCAGCGAGCTGATGCCGCTCGGCTCGTACGGCTTCAGCACCCGTTTCGGCTGGGTCAACGACCGCTTCGGCGTCTCCTGGCAGCTGAACCTGCCGGGCGAGGCCGCTCCGGGGCAGTGA
- a CDS encoding chorismate mutase, giving the protein MNISDLDNGTGTGAGAADDAAKGDEGIDQSVTAELARLRDSIDNIDAAVVHMLAERFKCTQQVGHLKARHQLPPADPGREASQIARLRQLAENAKLDPAFAEKLLNFIIAEVIRHHETIAAGEE; this is encoded by the coding sequence ATGAACATCAGCGACCTCGACAACGGCACCGGCACGGGCGCGGGTGCGGCCGACGACGCGGCCAAGGGCGACGAGGGCATCGACCAGAGCGTCACCGCCGAACTCGCCCGACTGCGCGACAGCATCGACAACATCGACGCGGCCGTCGTCCACATGCTCGCCGAACGCTTCAAGTGCACCCAGCAGGTCGGCCACCTCAAGGCCAGGCACCAGCTGCCCCCCGCCGACCCGGGCCGCGAGGCCAGCCAGATCGCCCGGCTGCGCCAGCTCGCCGAGAACGCCAAACTCGACCCCGCCTTCGCCGAGAAGCTCCTCAACTTCATCATCGCCGAGGTCATCCGCCACCACGAGACGATCGCTGCGGGCGAAGAGTAG
- a CDS encoding serine protease: MKRTLAVGAVALAAVSLQPGTATAGTAPVVGGTRAAQGEFPFMVRLSMGCGGALYTQQIVLTAAHCVNGSGNNTSITATAGVVDLNSSSAIKVKSTKVLQAPGYNGTGKDWALIKLAKPINLPTLKIAETKAYDSGTFTVAGWGATREGGGQQRYLMKATVPFVSDATCKAAYGSSLVPSEEICAGLPQGGVDTCQGDSGGPMFRRDNNNAWIQVGIVSWGEGCARPNYPGVYTEVSTFAAAIKSAAAGM, from the coding sequence ATGAAGCGCACCCTCGCCGTCGGAGCGGTCGCCCTCGCCGCCGTCAGCCTCCAGCCCGGCACCGCCACCGCCGGCACGGCACCGGTCGTAGGCGGCACCCGCGCCGCCCAGGGCGAGTTCCCCTTCATGGTGCGCCTCTCCATGGGCTGCGGCGGCGCCCTCTACACCCAGCAGATCGTCCTCACCGCCGCCCACTGCGTGAACGGCTCCGGCAACAACACCTCCATCACCGCCACCGCCGGAGTCGTCGACCTCAACAGCTCCAGCGCCATCAAGGTCAAGTCCACCAAGGTCCTCCAGGCCCCCGGCTACAACGGCACCGGCAAGGACTGGGCCCTCATCAAGCTCGCCAAGCCCATCAACCTGCCCACCCTCAAGATCGCCGAGACCAAGGCCTACGACAGCGGAACCTTCACCGTCGCCGGCTGGGGAGCCACTCGCGAGGGCGGCGGCCAGCAGCGGTACCTGATGAAGGCCACCGTCCCCTTCGTCTCCGACGCCACCTGCAAGGCCGCGTACGGCAGCTCCCTCGTCCCGAGCGAGGAGATCTGCGCCGGCCTGCCCCAGGGCGGCGTCGACACCTGTCAGGGCGACTCCGGCGGCCCCATGTTCCGCCGCGACAACAACAACGCCTGGATCCAGGTCGGCATAGTCAGCTGGGGCGAGGGCTGCGCCCGGCCCAACTACCCCGGCGTGTACACCGAGGTCTCGACCTTCGCCGCCGCGATCAAGAGCGCCGCGGCAGGCATGTAG
- a CDS encoding SDR family oxidoreductase: MAGLCEGRVVIVTGAGRGLGRAHALAFAAEGARVVVNDLGVGLDGRPGPDSPAAQVVAEIGALGGEAVAHGGDIATSQGAASLVAAAVDTFGRLDTLVNNAGFLRDRMLVNLDEDDWDAVMRVHLKGHFLPLRSAAAWWRAEAKAGRPVAARVVNTSSGAGLLGSVGQGNYSAAKAGILGLTMVAAEEMGRYGVQVNAIAPAARTRMTEQTFAETMAAPEAGGFDAMAPENVSPLVVWLGADASAGVTGRVFEAEGGRITVMEGWRPGPTADRGARWTPAEAGEAALKLLASAQAPLPVYGAR; this comes from the coding sequence ATGGCGGGACTGTGCGAGGGCCGGGTCGTGATCGTGACGGGCGCGGGCCGGGGGCTGGGGCGCGCGCATGCGCTGGCGTTCGCGGCGGAGGGGGCGAGGGTCGTCGTGAACGACCTGGGGGTCGGGCTGGACGGTCGGCCGGGCCCCGACAGCCCGGCGGCGCAGGTGGTGGCCGAGATCGGGGCGCTCGGAGGGGAGGCGGTGGCCCACGGCGGGGACATCGCCACGTCGCAGGGTGCCGCCTCGCTGGTCGCGGCGGCCGTGGACACCTTCGGGCGGCTCGACACACTGGTCAACAACGCGGGCTTCCTGCGGGACCGGATGCTGGTCAACCTGGACGAGGACGACTGGGACGCGGTCATGCGGGTGCACCTGAAGGGGCACTTCCTGCCGCTGCGGTCGGCGGCCGCGTGGTGGCGGGCGGAGGCGAAGGCGGGCCGGCCCGTGGCGGCCCGGGTGGTCAACACCTCCTCCGGGGCCGGGCTGCTGGGCTCGGTCGGCCAGGGCAACTACAGCGCGGCCAAGGCGGGCATCCTCGGCCTGACGATGGTCGCCGCGGAGGAGATGGGCCGCTACGGGGTGCAGGTCAACGCGATCGCCCCGGCGGCGCGGACCAGGATGACGGAGCAGACCTTCGCCGAGACGATGGCCGCCCCGGAGGCGGGCGGCTTCGACGCGATGGCCCCGGAGAACGTGTCCCCGCTGGTGGTGTGGCTGGGAGCGGACGCCTCGGCGGGCGTCACGGGCCGGGTCTTCGAGGCGGAGGGCGGCCGGATCACGGTGATGGAGGGCTGGCGGCCGGGTCCCACGGCGGACCGGGGCGCACGGTGGACCCCGGCGGAGGCGGGGGAGGCCGCGCTGAAACTCCTCGCGTCGGCGCAGGCTCCGCTCCCGGTCTACGGCGCGCGGTGA
- a CDS encoding winged helix-turn-helix domain-containing protein, protein MTDGTDGTDEGAPAAGADSGAQAKRGGHPRHDLAPLLNAPVRLSVVAALAPLDKAEFGFVRDLVEVSDSVLSKQVAALEEAGWVAVRKGRVGRRPRTWISLTAEGRAVYERHLAALRAIALGQPGSTSG, encoded by the coding sequence ATGACGGACGGGACGGACGGGACGGACGAGGGGGCTCCGGCCGCCGGGGCGGACAGCGGGGCGCAGGCGAAGCGCGGCGGTCATCCGCGGCACGATCTGGCGCCGCTGCTGAACGCGCCGGTACGGCTGTCGGTGGTGGCGGCGCTGGCGCCGCTGGACAAGGCCGAGTTCGGTTTCGTACGGGACCTGGTGGAGGTTTCGGACTCGGTGCTGTCCAAGCAGGTCGCGGCGCTGGAGGAGGCGGGCTGGGTGGCCGTCCGCAAGGGCCGGGTCGGACGCCGTCCGCGCACCTGGATCTCGCTGACCGCCGAGGGCCGGGCCGTCTACGAGCGGCATCTGGCCGCGCTGCGGGCCATCGCGCTGGGGCAGCCCGGCAGTACGTCCGGCTAG
- a CDS encoding response regulator transcription factor, giving the protein MAIRVVIADDQEMVRTGFRMILESQPDIEVVADVVDGEAALAAVAEHRPDVLLLDIRMPKLDGLEVTRRLSGEEGGPHIVIVTTFDLDEYVHAALHGGASGFLLKDASPAMLVEAVRAAAVGDSLVSPAITVRLLREMAPRTPATRAGRPAEPLTERERDVVRCLARGLTNAEIAAELFVSLSTVKTHLANVQAKLDARNRVEIAAWAWESGLAATSA; this is encoded by the coding sequence ATGGCGATCAGAGTGGTCATCGCGGACGACCAGGAGATGGTCAGAACCGGCTTCCGGATGATCCTCGAAAGCCAGCCGGACATTGAAGTGGTCGCCGACGTCGTCGACGGCGAAGCGGCCCTCGCGGCCGTCGCCGAACACCGGCCGGACGTCCTCCTCCTCGACATCCGCATGCCGAAACTCGACGGCCTCGAAGTCACCCGCCGGCTGTCCGGCGAAGAGGGCGGCCCGCACATCGTCATCGTCACCACCTTCGACCTCGACGAGTACGTCCACGCGGCGCTCCACGGCGGAGCATCCGGCTTCCTCCTGAAGGACGCCAGCCCGGCCATGCTGGTTGAAGCGGTACGGGCGGCGGCCGTCGGCGACTCCCTCGTCTCACCCGCCATCACGGTGCGGCTGCTGCGCGAAATGGCCCCGCGCACCCCGGCCACCCGGGCCGGACGCCCCGCGGAACCCCTGACCGAGCGGGAACGCGACGTCGTACGCTGCCTCGCGCGCGGGCTGACGAACGCGGAGATCGCAGCAGAGCTCTTCGTCTCCCTCTCCACGGTCAAGACCCACCTGGCCAACGTCCAGGCCAAGCTCGACGCCCGCAACCGCGTCGAGATCGCCGCCTGGGCCTGGGAAAGCGGCCTGGCCGCCACCTCGGCGTGA
- a CDS encoding HAD family acid phosphatase, with protein MRSTRTPRTRMPRTAAAVAAAAAVLTLVPATIAQAAPVPAPASASPAASAPGGNAAILGIDYATWQRDVAAVVDAARPAIEARIAASPAGEKPALVLDIDNTSLETDFHWFWTFPTPAISKVRALTQYAHARGVAIFFVTARPGIIHSLTEHNLRAVGYPISGLYVRDLPDLFEEVSAYKTGKRAEIEARGYTIIANIGNSPTDLVGGHAERTVKLPDYNGKLS; from the coding sequence ATGCGCAGTACCCGCACCCCCCGCACCCGCATGCCCCGTACCGCCGCCGCAGTGGCCGCGGCCGCCGCCGTCCTGACGCTGGTTCCGGCCACCATCGCCCAGGCCGCGCCCGTTCCGGCGCCCGCCTCCGCGTCCCCGGCCGCCTCCGCGCCCGGCGGCAACGCGGCGATCCTCGGCATCGACTACGCCACCTGGCAGCGGGACGTCGCCGCCGTCGTCGACGCGGCCCGGCCCGCCATCGAGGCGCGCATCGCCGCCTCACCGGCCGGCGAGAAGCCCGCCCTCGTCCTCGACATCGACAACACCTCGCTGGAGACGGACTTCCACTGGTTCTGGACGTTCCCGACCCCCGCGATCTCCAAGGTCCGCGCGCTGACCCAGTACGCGCACGCGCGCGGTGTCGCGATCTTCTTCGTGACCGCCCGCCCCGGGATCATCCACTCCCTGACCGAGCACAACCTCAGGGCCGTGGGTTACCCGATCTCGGGGCTCTACGTCCGTGACCTGCCCGACCTGTTCGAGGAGGTCAGCGCCTACAAGACGGGCAAGCGGGCGGAGATCGAGGCACGCGGCTACACGATCATCGCGAACATCGGCAACAGCCCGACCGACCTCGTCGGCGGTCACGCGGAGCGCACCGTCAAGCTGCCGGACTACAACGGCAAGCTGTCCTGA